One window of the Saccopteryx bilineata isolate mSacBil1 chromosome 2, mSacBil1_pri_phased_curated, whole genome shotgun sequence genome contains the following:
- the CAPRIN2 gene encoding caprin-2 isoform X5, with amino-acid sequence MVQLSSSCGYQSPSGRSERGRDRNMKSAKPQVNHSRHGESQRATSPLQSPLSCAASPSQAYETYIENGLICLKHKIRNIEKKKLKLEDYKDRLKNGEQLNPDQLEAVEKYEEVLHNLEFAKELQKTFSGLSQDLLKAQKKAQRREHMLKLEAEKKKLCTILQVQYVLQNLTQEHVQKDLKEGLNGAVYLPLKELDYLIQFSKLTCPERNESLSVEDQMEQSSLYFWDLLEGSEKAVVGTTYKHMKDLLSKLLNSGYFESIPVPKNAQEKAALLEEEMLLKSEKDKQLLKTESVKESGSLVELAQAEIQPQEFLNRCYITEADYSSKQDEEQSWEADYARKPNLPKCWDMLTEADGKEKKQESLKSWESSVKHQELAKPAVSLGQRKQEIAKLRATVQEEEKKQDIAKPKLIPRQWKQETPTSEAGRIQEGQKKQETPKPWPVQPPKEQAPKKPTAKSWTPSLQSEQDIGKPWTTPVHEEQASRQPETPKSWENNAENQKHPFTQQAQISPPSWGAAAGSLIPNDQLLSRKFSAELKDVPKPVHQPTGSSSALPRDPVLRREKLQDLMTQIQGTCNFMQESVLDFDKPSSAIASSQSPSAAPGSPVASTEQNLSSQSDFLQEPLQAASTAVTCSSNACLVTTHPASTGSDTDFVTSEAPEAAVPPSKQPSSLVSSNPPISKGPEPGFHSPPASSSSVTINTAPFQAMQTVFNVNVPLPPRKEQEMKEPPYSPGYHQSFTTASTQTPLRCHLPAIHVEQTVISQETAASYPDGTVQVSNGSLAFYPAQTNVFPRPSPPFFSSRGSVRGCTRGGRLLTSTCRSPGGYKGFDTYRGPPSVSNGNYSQLQFQAREYPGTPYSQRDNFQQCYRRGGTSGGPRANSRANCFIMRNSLLLIKQQGGVILLR; translated from the exons ATGGTGCAGCTCTCCTCATCTTGTGGTTACCAATCACCTTCAGGCCgatcagagaggggaagagacaggaatATGAAGTCAGCCAAGCCCCAAGTGAACCACAGTCGGCATGGGGAAAGCCAGCGGGCCACCAGCCCCTTGCAGTCTCCTCTTAGCTGTGCAGCCTCTCCTTCTCAAGCGTATGAGACCTATATTGAGAATGGACTCATATGCCTTAAACACAAAATTAGAAACATCGAGAAAAAGAAG CTCAAATTAGAAGATTATAAGGATCGCCTGAAAAATGGAGAGCAACTTAATCCTGACCAATTA GAAGCAGTAGAGAAATATGAAGAAGTGCTACATAACTTAGAATTTGCCAAGGAGCTGCAGAAAACCTTTTCAGGACTCAGCCAGGAT CTACTTAAAGCTCAGAAGAAGGCCCAGAGAAGGGAGCACATGTTAAAACTTGAGGCGGAGAAGAAAAAGCTTTGCACTATACTTCAAGTTCAGTATGTATTACAGAACTTGACCCAGGAACATGTACAGAAAGACTTGAAAGAGGGCTTGAATGGTGCAGTGTATTTGCCTTTAAAAGAACTTGACTACCTCATTCAATTTTCAAAACTGACCTGccctgaaagaaatgaaagtctAAG TGTTGAAGACCAGATGGAGCAGTCGTCCTTGTACTTTTGGGACCTTTTGGAAGGTAGTGAGAAAGCAGTGGTAGGAACGACAT ACAAACATATGAAAGATCTACTGTCTAAATTGCTGAACTCAGGCTATTTTGAAAGTATCCCAGTTCCAAAAAATGCTCAGGAAAAAGCAGCATTGTTGGAGGAAGAAATGCTattaaaatcagagaaagacaaacaattaTTGAAGACTGAATCTGTCAAAGAGTCAG GGTCTCTTGTGGAACTTGCACAGGCAGAGATACAACCACAAGAG TTTCTTAACAGATGCTATATAACAGAAGCAGATTATTCAAGCAAACAGGACGAAGAGCAGTCTTGGGAAGCAGATTATGCTAGAAAACCAAATCTCCCCAAATGTTGGGATATGCTTACTGAAGCAGATGGTAAGGAGAAGAAACAGGAATCCCTGAAGTCCTGGGAGTCTTCTGTTAAGCACCAGGAATTAGCAAAGCCTGCAGTTTCCTTAGGACAGAGGAAACAAGAGATTGCAAAACTCAGGGCCACTGtgcaggaagaagagaagaagcaggACATCGCCAAACCCAAGCTAATTCCTAGACAGTGGAAACAAGAAACTCCTACATCTGAGGCAGGACGCATTCAAGAGGGACAGAAGAAGCAGGAAACACCAAAGCCTTGGCCAGTGCAGCCTCCAAAAGAGCAGGCTCCAAAGAAGCCAACTGCAAAGTCTTGGACACCTTCTCTGCAGAGTGAACAGGACATCGGCAAGCCGTGGACCACTCCCGTGCATGAAGAGCAGGCTTCAAGGCAGCCGGAGACTCCGAAGTCCTGGGAAAACAATGCGGAGAATCAGAAACACCCTTTCACACAGCAAGCACAGATCTCTCCACCGTCCTGGGGAGCAGCTGCAGGAAGCCTCATACCAAACGACCAGCTTCTGTCCAGGAAGTTTAGTGCCGAACTCAAAGAT GTGCCTAAGCCAGTGCACCAGCCCACAGGCTCTTCCTCTGCCCTTCCAAGGGACCCAGTGCTGAGGAGAGAGAAACTGCAGGATCTGATGACCCAGATTCAAGGAACCTGTAACTTTATGCAA GAATCTGTTCTGGATTTTGACAAACCTTCAAGTGCAATTGCATCATCACAGTCACCTTCAGCTGCTCCGGGCAGCCCCGTAG CATCTACAGAACAAAATCTATCCAGTCAAAGTGATTTTCTTCAAGAGCCATTACAG GCTGCTTCCACTGCAGTTACCTGTAGCTCAAACGCTTGCTTGGTCACTACCCATCCGGCTTCCACGGGATCTGACACAGACTTTGTGACCTCAGAGGCTCCGGAG GCAGCAGTTCCCCCAAGCAAGCAACCGTCTTCATTAGTGTCTTCAAATCCTCCCATATCAAAGGGCCCTGAACCGGGCTTCCATTCACCTCCAGCAAGTAGTAGTTCAGTAACTATTAACACAGCGCCCTTTCAAGCCATGCAGACA GTATTTAATGTTAACGTACCTCTACCTCCACGGAAAGAACAAGAAATGAAAGAACCCCCCTATTCACCCGGCTACCATCAGAGTTTTACTACAGCAAGTACACAAACACCGCTCCGGTGCCACCTGCCAGCTATACACGTAGAGCAAACTGTTATTTCTCAAGAGACAG CAGCAAGTTATCCTGATGGAACTGTTCAAGTAAGCAATGGTAGCCTTGCCTTTTACCCAGCACAGACGAATGTATTTCCCAGACCCTCTCCACCATTTTTCAGTAGCCGGGGATCCGTTAGAGGATGTACGCGTGGTGGGAGATTACTAACCAGTACGTGTCGGTCCCCTGGTGGCTATAAAG GTTTTGATACTTATAGAGGACCTCCTTCAGTTTCCAATGGAAATTATAGCCAGCTACAATTCCAAGCTAGAGAGTATCCCGGAACACCTTATTCCCAAAGG
- the CAPRIN2 gene encoding caprin-2 isoform X6 produces the protein MVQLSSSCGYQSPSGRSERGRDRNMKSAKPQVNHSRHGESQRATSPLQSPLSCAASPSQAYETYIENGLICLKHKIRNIEKKKLKLEDYKDRLKNGEQLNPDQLEAVEKYEEVLHNLEFAKELQKTFSGLSQDLLKAQKKAQRREHMLKLEAEKKKLCTILQVQYVLQNLTQEHVQKDLKEGLNGAVYLPLKELDYLIQFSKLTCPERNESLSVEDQMEQSSLYFWDLLEGSEKAVVGTTYKHMKDLLSKLLNSGYFESIPVPKNAQEKAALLEEEMLLKSEKDKQLLKTESVKESGSLVELAQAEIQPQEFLNRCYITEADYSSKQDEEQSWEADYARKPNLPKCWDMLTEADGKEKKQESLKSWESSVKHQELAKPAVSLGQRKQEIAKLRATVQEEEKKQDIAKPKLIPRQWKQETPTSEAGRIQEGQKKQETPKPWPVQPPKEQAPKKPTAKSWTPSLQSEQDIGKPWTTPVHEEQASRQPETPKSWENNAENQKHPFTQQAQISPPSWGAAAGSLIPNDQLLSRKFSAELKDVPKPVHQPTGSSSALPRDPVLRREKLQDLMTQIQGTCNFMQESVLDFDKPSSAIASSQSPSAAPGSPVASTEQNLSSQSDFLQEPLQAASTAVTCSSNACLVTTHPASTGSDTDFVTSEAPEAAVPPSKQPSSLVSSNPPISKGPEPGFHSPPASSSSVTINTAPFQAMQTVFNVNVPLPPRKEQEMKEPPYSPGYHQSFTTASTQTPLRCHLPAIHVEQTVISQETAQTNVFPRPSPPFFSSRGSVRGCTRGGRLLTSTCRSPGGYKGFDTYRGPPSVSNGNYSQLQFQAREYPGTPYSQRDNFQQCYRRGGTSGGPRANSRANCFIMRNSLLLIKQQGGVILLR, from the exons ATGGTGCAGCTCTCCTCATCTTGTGGTTACCAATCACCTTCAGGCCgatcagagaggggaagagacaggaatATGAAGTCAGCCAAGCCCCAAGTGAACCACAGTCGGCATGGGGAAAGCCAGCGGGCCACCAGCCCCTTGCAGTCTCCTCTTAGCTGTGCAGCCTCTCCTTCTCAAGCGTATGAGACCTATATTGAGAATGGACTCATATGCCTTAAACACAAAATTAGAAACATCGAGAAAAAGAAG CTCAAATTAGAAGATTATAAGGATCGCCTGAAAAATGGAGAGCAACTTAATCCTGACCAATTA GAAGCAGTAGAGAAATATGAAGAAGTGCTACATAACTTAGAATTTGCCAAGGAGCTGCAGAAAACCTTTTCAGGACTCAGCCAGGAT CTACTTAAAGCTCAGAAGAAGGCCCAGAGAAGGGAGCACATGTTAAAACTTGAGGCGGAGAAGAAAAAGCTTTGCACTATACTTCAAGTTCAGTATGTATTACAGAACTTGACCCAGGAACATGTACAGAAAGACTTGAAAGAGGGCTTGAATGGTGCAGTGTATTTGCCTTTAAAAGAACTTGACTACCTCATTCAATTTTCAAAACTGACCTGccctgaaagaaatgaaagtctAAG TGTTGAAGACCAGATGGAGCAGTCGTCCTTGTACTTTTGGGACCTTTTGGAAGGTAGTGAGAAAGCAGTGGTAGGAACGACAT ACAAACATATGAAAGATCTACTGTCTAAATTGCTGAACTCAGGCTATTTTGAAAGTATCCCAGTTCCAAAAAATGCTCAGGAAAAAGCAGCATTGTTGGAGGAAGAAATGCTattaaaatcagagaaagacaaacaattaTTGAAGACTGAATCTGTCAAAGAGTCAG GGTCTCTTGTGGAACTTGCACAGGCAGAGATACAACCACAAGAG TTTCTTAACAGATGCTATATAACAGAAGCAGATTATTCAAGCAAACAGGACGAAGAGCAGTCTTGGGAAGCAGATTATGCTAGAAAACCAAATCTCCCCAAATGTTGGGATATGCTTACTGAAGCAGATGGTAAGGAGAAGAAACAGGAATCCCTGAAGTCCTGGGAGTCTTCTGTTAAGCACCAGGAATTAGCAAAGCCTGCAGTTTCCTTAGGACAGAGGAAACAAGAGATTGCAAAACTCAGGGCCACTGtgcaggaagaagagaagaagcaggACATCGCCAAACCCAAGCTAATTCCTAGACAGTGGAAACAAGAAACTCCTACATCTGAGGCAGGACGCATTCAAGAGGGACAGAAGAAGCAGGAAACACCAAAGCCTTGGCCAGTGCAGCCTCCAAAAGAGCAGGCTCCAAAGAAGCCAACTGCAAAGTCTTGGACACCTTCTCTGCAGAGTGAACAGGACATCGGCAAGCCGTGGACCACTCCCGTGCATGAAGAGCAGGCTTCAAGGCAGCCGGAGACTCCGAAGTCCTGGGAAAACAATGCGGAGAATCAGAAACACCCTTTCACACAGCAAGCACAGATCTCTCCACCGTCCTGGGGAGCAGCTGCAGGAAGCCTCATACCAAACGACCAGCTTCTGTCCAGGAAGTTTAGTGCCGAACTCAAAGAT GTGCCTAAGCCAGTGCACCAGCCCACAGGCTCTTCCTCTGCCCTTCCAAGGGACCCAGTGCTGAGGAGAGAGAAACTGCAGGATCTGATGACCCAGATTCAAGGAACCTGTAACTTTATGCAA GAATCTGTTCTGGATTTTGACAAACCTTCAAGTGCAATTGCATCATCACAGTCACCTTCAGCTGCTCCGGGCAGCCCCGTAG CATCTACAGAACAAAATCTATCCAGTCAAAGTGATTTTCTTCAAGAGCCATTACAG GCTGCTTCCACTGCAGTTACCTGTAGCTCAAACGCTTGCTTGGTCACTACCCATCCGGCTTCCACGGGATCTGACACAGACTTTGTGACCTCAGAGGCTCCGGAG GCAGCAGTTCCCCCAAGCAAGCAACCGTCTTCATTAGTGTCTTCAAATCCTCCCATATCAAAGGGCCCTGAACCGGGCTTCCATTCACCTCCAGCAAGTAGTAGTTCAGTAACTATTAACACAGCGCCCTTTCAAGCCATGCAGACA GTATTTAATGTTAACGTACCTCTACCTCCACGGAAAGAACAAGAAATGAAAGAACCCCCCTATTCACCCGGCTACCATCAGAGTTTTACTACAGCAAGTACACAAACACCGCTCCGGTGCCACCTGCCAGCTATACACGTAGAGCAAACTGTTATTTCTCAAGAGACAG CACAGACGAATGTATTTCCCAGACCCTCTCCACCATTTTTCAGTAGCCGGGGATCCGTTAGAGGATGTACGCGTGGTGGGAGATTACTAACCAGTACGTGTCGGTCCCCTGGTGGCTATAAAG GTTTTGATACTTATAGAGGACCTCCTTCAGTTTCCAATGGAAATTATAGCCAGCTACAATTCCAAGCTAGAGAGTATCCCGGAACACCTTATTCCCAAAGG